The genomic DNA AAAAAGTGCAATACAACATCAAATGCAATTCATTGTATATTTTTAGCCTTTGCGTTTCTTTGTCTCTAGAAACAGGTTTCAGTGAATGTTTTTTATTATCCATGTGACAATGGCTATTGATCGACCCTGATAATTTAGTGAGCTACTTAATAGGGCATTGCGGTTGAATTTGGCTGAAAGTGGAATGAATTAAGAATAAAAGGGAGAGGGTAAAAAGGTATCgacatgaaaaggaaaaaaaggaaaacattaatTACAATTTCTATTCTTCCCAATCTTCCTCTGTGCCTTCGAGATCAAAGATACTGAGTGCTTACTCGCCCGAACTACACAATTGTACAACAGGTTAGCAAATGACGTTTGACTAACGGTGATTGCGTCGCACGTGACTATCATGTGCCGCGTGTGAGGCGAAAGCGCGCCCGCAATGTCTACATTTAAACGGCTTTTCTCCGCTATGCTGACGAATGTGAGTGCGCAAAATAGAGGAGGCCGTGAAGCCTTTGACGCAGTAAGGACACTTGTACGGTCTGTCACCGCTGTGCACTCGTAGGTGTTTGTTGAGGCTAGATGACTGGGAAAAAGTTTTCTCGCACACCGTGCATTGGTGAGGTCGGTAGTTATCGTGCACATGAAGGATGTGAATACGTAAGCGGTCTCCCTTATCAAATGAGCGGTTACAAACTTTGCAGGGGAACTTCCGGTCTCCGTAGTCAACGCAGCGCGTGTATTTCTGGTGGCGAACAAGGTAGTACTTGTAGGCGAACACTTTTCCACAGGACTGACAAGGATAGCTAGAATCGTCATctacaaaaagagaaaagaattcTTGAAGACAAAGCAAAGGAAACATCAGTTATACGAGGTGAAAATCTGCGACTCCAATGTAAGCAATCTTGGGCGCAAGTTGGTACAAACATTACGAAGGCATTTTACAGTACTTGAACTGCACTGGTAGACGTTGATCCCTACCATTTGGCGTACTCAGGTACAAATACGATATATTCTTGTCGAAAACAATTCATTGGGTTGAGTTTAAATCCTTAAATATTACTTAGTCAACTAAAGCTACAATGGACACCTTTTTATGCGTTGTATTGATGTCCCTCCAGCTATTAGGAAGGGTGTGTTATGGCACTAGTCATAGGTCATTGACCTATTTAAGTATTGGTAAAGAAGAGCAATTTCAAAGCCCGTTATTGTCTTTTCCCTGGGCTTAATTATCTCGCGCTTCCCATACTTTTTGGATCACGTGATCTTTTATGAGTTCGTCTTGACGACCCCAAAATGCAATGACCGAGAATGCCTGGGAAGACACCGTACAACGACTAAGCGGTTATGAAACAAATCCCGGAAAAATACCAGTGATCTGCGTGTTACTTTGATATGTACTCATCAAGGAACTGTTCATTTAGCttacaacaagaacaaaaagtgCCAAGTTACGCGACTTCATCAGTCCAAGGTTTATATGCGCCTTGGATTAAAAATGGACCAAGCAATGTCTGTAAGAGAACTGTGTCCCTTAGGTGAGAGGTGACGGCATCTACGACAGCTTATAAACAGCTTATAACtcaccatcctcggagacccaggggcagttaggtTTTCTGTAAgatcgtctcgatcttacagaaaactttcaccacgaacattttatcgacccgactaactgcccctgggtctccgaggatgataaCTCACCTGACGACCCGTTCTTTATGCCGAGTGGTATCCCCATAAAAAGCCTATACTGGTCACCATACCACACCTTTAATTCTTGTCCTTCTGTTATCGCACGCGTCGCTTGGTAGTACAATAAAGAATCCTGTTGTACTAGGGCCAGGTTTTGCTCGGCCGAATGGCGCGCGCAGTTAATAAACTTCATCCAGTTTGTCCGGTTTGTCGCTCCATCGATGCAGTATTCAAAACGACCATCACTGTATATCTACCAAGAAAAGTTAATGCAAGGTAAAACGGCAACAAAGACATGCAATATGCTTTGTAACATTGTTGCAAAATGAGTTGAGCAGCGATgctgcgcgttttaccacccacaaaTTAAACCTGTCCTGCAGCAAATCAGGATGTTGTAGATTGCCAAAAGATTTGCAGAAAGAAgagagtagttctactttttgaaacaaaatctATTCATGTTGTGCGATTTTCCGGCTcaaagtaaacttgttttgcagcaagtgacgtCACTCCCGTGTATGGCGTAACTCCCCTGTaatttcatccaatcagaagtcagtattgaCGCAACTTggaacaacctgatttgttgcaagacagtcGGGGGTAAAATgcgcaaaaaaaattacacgtTTTTGCTACTAGTTTTACCATATCTTTATCTGAAAGACTTTGTCATTTGAAAGTAATTGAAAACCATGAAGAACTATTAAGATTACAAACCTCCCATaagaattcattttcaaaagccTTTCGTCTGTTTACTTCTTCCACGCTTACAATACGTCCGGTATAGGGACCAAAGCGCAGGCCCTTTTTAATGGTAAGCTGGCCACAAAAAACGCCGTAGCCGTAGTTTCCTGGAGTCTTTACTGTTAATATTCTGAGGTCATGTGGTAAAGTCTGGGCGCAGAAAGAAAAACCTAAAGgataaaagaaaacgaaataaTCAGTAACGAAGTACTCAAGTTAATGAAACTTAGCATCTTAAGAATTTTGTGTGACTCACTGACAACATTAGCATAGTGGTTTAAGGTTACAACTTAATAAGGCTGTGTCGCCAGATTTTCAGTTAATGCTTAAAATCTACCGAAACCCTCTTTCTATCATCTTCCTATAATAAGCTGAATAGTGACCTGGCCTTACTTAAAGTTACTATACTAGTACACGAAAACTGGCCAAACTTCCTTATGACTACTTGGAAACGTCTGGCGGGTAACTGTTTTTTCCAGTTTGCTTTAATCTTGTTTGTGGTTTTCACCACAGATGATAAATCAGTAACTGACTCGTCTTTCACTTGTCGTTCAATCAGCTTTCAATTACCAGGGATTATTATATTTACCTTCGTTCCTGTGTGTGACCGATTTTTGCTTATCGTACAGCAGAGCATACAAATCTTTTCGGGAGATAGTCAGTTCTTCTTTGGACTTAATGCTACACATCATAAACCCTGTTTGCTGGAATAGAATAGACTCATGAAAATCATAACATACCAATCATAAATGCCCGTCTATACGCAGGCTCAGAGCCAATATAAAGTCTCCAGAGGCAGCTAAAAAATTTTGAGTTTCTTGCATGAGCCTTAACGTCTTGCGAAAAAATATCTGGCTTTCACTGGGATATAcatgaaaaatagtttttctggtATTACCTTGGTAAGaattttcttctgatttttcctcagggatttTTTCCCCAGTGGAGTTGTAATTTACGCgaggtttgtttttcttagcGTTCAGTGTCATTGCAACTGTCTTACTTATCCCCTATCGCTTCGGCCgagtgaaaaaaaaggtttttgccTGCGCCGGCTTCATTTTTTGAGGCAAGCGAAATAAAATGTAAGAGTGATAATATGGGCGTCCATTTAACTTTAAGTAATCCGCCACCCGCTCTATGTTCGATTAAGCGATTCAACTACACAGGTATATAATAATGTGATAGTCTATACTGTAATACATTTTGCTAATGAGTCAAACTGTGCGAGCTACAGCTAACCATGAAACAATTCTTTAGGGTCCTTTAGTTGaataaacgttttaaaaaaaaatttaaaaaggaggAATTTTACCCATTTAAACTGAACACCTTACCCCAAAGCACGAACAGAGCTCCTAACTTGCACTTAGAATACCAATTTTAGATATGCTATGGAGCTTAAGGTAAGCTATATCATAAATGTAACTCGTCCGCCggactatatttttcttttgtaaaaatcCTTCGAAGATGCGCTTTTTAAAAGACGCTCATGAGTCTCTTGTTAATAAAGCCAGTAGCACAAACAAATTACACAGACAGGAAACTGCTGATCACGTTTTATTTTCCTACCTCATAACTTTAATCCCTGAGTGGGTCTTTAGCGATACTAGATCAAAAGCGATAATCCACATAATTCACATCTGCTCATTAAAAAGATTTTGAACAATGCACTGGTTTGCTAAGGGGATACATCATCGAGGAAGACGGAAGAAGCAAGTCTCATTGTGCTCCATTTAACTTCAAAAAAGGATCTACCTTTTAATAAAGATATAACCTAAAAGGTCGGAAATGTAGTTAGTTATTTGTGTATAAATTTAATGGGTATTTTTATCCTTCAAATAATTTTAAAGTGATCGGGCGTATTAAATAATGTTTACAAGCGTAACAACTTTGTCACAGTATTTTTGCCAGTTTTCGAGAACCTTAGTTCTAGAACAAGTACTTCAATGAAGGAGGACTATCTTTAAAATGCTTAAACCGCTCTTTTGTTGGTACCAGAACCAACGAGCTTTAGTTTTAATAACAGTGGGCAGaaaccaaaaaaggaaaaaaaaaaacgaattgtTGAAAACAATGAACAGGTTTTCTTTTGAGCACGCTTTTGGTTAAGATATGCATTTTAATTCATTAGGCAGGAACTAAAGTTTTTCCGATCAATAGCCGCACATGATGATCGACCGATCTTTAACGGATTTGTTCTCCGGCTATCTGCCTCAATATTCATTCACGGCACTTTTTTTCCCATGAAATTAGCGCATACTACTACATTAACACTTTCAAAATCAGAATTTGTCAGACATTCCCAGCtcagtttttttctcaaaacctATGCGTATTGGAATGAAGAAGGCGAAATGCTTAAGGgtggataaaaaaaatcaaagcggGCAAATGCGACGGCTTTATGCTACACTGCAAATGAATCTACCCTAACActgaataaaatgaatacaTACGAAAAAGTTTTATTCAGCGCCTTTCAATGTCGGTTATACATTGGTTGTGGCCCGCAAGTAGAGTAGGCGACCTATTTCTGGTC from Porites lutea chromosome 6, jaPorLute2.1, whole genome shotgun sequence includes the following:
- the LOC140940685 gene encoding PR domain zinc finger protein 14-like, which encodes MMCSIKSKEELTISRKDLYALLYDKQKSVTHRNEGFSFCAQTLPHDLRILTVKTPGNYGYGVFCGQLTIKKGLRFGPYTGRIVSVEEVNRRKAFENEFLWEIYSDGRFEYCIDGATNRTNWMKFINCARHSAEQNLALVQQDSLLYYQATRAITEGQELKVWYGDQYRLFMGIPLGIKNGSSDDDSSYPCQSCGKVFAYKYYLVRHQKYTRCVDYGDRKFPCKVCNRSFDKGDRLRIHILHVHDNYRPHQCTVCEKTFSQSSSLNKHLRVHSGDRPYKCPYCVKGFTASSILRTHIRQHSGEKPFKCRHCGRAFASHAAHDSHVRRNHR